Proteins encoded within one genomic window of Fragaria vesca subsp. vesca linkage group LG1, FraVesHawaii_1.0, whole genome shotgun sequence:
- the LOC101290905 gene encoding phospholipase A1-IIbeta-like: MAAKIAYENEAFIRDMVTNKWQMDLIKFYDFYNYYQEKNTTQAFMLHDPVDELIVVAFRGTEFFDADAWSTDLDISWFKYRCIGKVHGGFMKALGLTPEGFPDEEPETEYRLAYYTLRKRLRDLVKDNNTKFIVTGHSLGGALAILFAAILALHNEGLLLERLEGVYTFGQPRVGDKDFQRFMEKQMKDHNIKYQRIVYSHDLVPRIPFDSSTFLFKHFGTCLYYNSLYKEKILKEEPNKNYFAPMFKYLVAVWELIRSFIIPYVKGWEYKETWLLRGIRVFGLIIPGFAAHNPHDYVNATRLAESTVE; encoded by the exons ATGGCTGCTAAAATAGCATATGAAAACGAAGCCTTCATTAGAGATATGGTCACAAATAAGTGGCAG ATGGATCTCATCAAGTTCTATGACTTTTATAACT ATTATCAAGAAAAAAACACTACACAAGCCTTCATGCTCCACGATCCTGTTGATGAATTGATCGTAGTGGCATTCAGAGGTACCGAGTTCTTTGATGCAGATGCATGGAGTACTGACCTCGACATTTCCTGGTTCAAATACAGGTGCATTGGGAAAGTCCATGGTGGTTTTATGAAAGCCCTAGGCTTAACCCCAGAAGGTTTTCCTGATGAAGAACCAGAAACAGAGTACCGTTTAGCTTATTACACTCTTAGGAAGCGATTGCGAGATCTCGTGAAAGACAACAACACGAAGTTCATAGTGACTGGCCATAGCTTGGGTGGTGCACTGGCAATTTTGTTTGCAGCGATTTTGGCCTTGCATAATGAAGGTTTGTTGTTGGAAAGATTGGAAGGGGTTTATACGTTCGGGCAGCCAAGAGTTGGGGATAAGGATTTTCAAAGATTCATGGAGAAACAAATGAAAGATCATAATATCAAGTACCAGAGGATCGTTTATAGTCACGATTTGGTTCCTAGGATACCCTTTGATAGTTCTACATTTTTGTTCAAGCATTTTGGTACCTGCCTCTACTATAATAGCCTCTATAAAGAAAAG ATACTTAAGGAAGAGCCAAACAAGAATTACTTTGCTCCAATGTTCAAGTACCTAGTTGCTGTTTGGGAGCTTATAAGAAGCTTCATAATTCCATACGTAAAAGGATGGGAGTACAAAGAAACTTGGTTACTCAGGGGGATCAGAGTATTTGGACTCATAATACCAGGTTTTGCAGCTCATAATCCGCATGATTATGTTAATGCAACTCGACTGGCTGAGTCAACTGTGGAATAG
- the LOC101291184 gene encoding uncharacterized protein LOC101291184 codes for MTVADYQGKETTEAFLLRDRYPDDELIVVAFRGTEFFDAYAWSTDLDISWYKYVGVGKSLAYYTLKDRLLGLVKDNSNAKFIVTGHSLGGALSILFVAILAFYKEDLLLERLRGVSTFGQPRVGDEEFIKSIIRGSFIATIWFLGYHLIVLHFPTSILGPVSTITASTKKR; via the coding sequence ATGACTGTAGCAGATTATCAAGGCAAAGAGACTACTGAAGCCTTCTTGCTCCGTGACCGGTACCCTGATGATGAATTGATAGTAGTGGCATTCAGAGGTACCGAGTTCTTTGATGCATATGCATGGAGTACTGACCTCGATATTTCCTGGTACAAATACGTGGGCGTTGGAAAGTCTTTAGCTTACTACACTCTTAAGGATCGATTGCTAGGTCTGGTGAAAGACAACAGCAACGCGAAATTCATAGTGACTGGCCATAGCTTGGGTGGTGCACTGTCAATTCTGTTTGTAGCTATTTTGGCCTTTTATAAGGAAGATTTGTTGTTGGAAAGATTGCGAGGGGTTTCTACGTTCGGGCAGCCAAGAGTTGGCGATGAGGAGTTTATAAAATCAATTATTAGAGGATCGTTTATAGCAACGATTTGGTTCCTAGGATACCATTTGATTGTTCTACATTTTCCTACAAGCATTTTGGGACCTGTTTCTACTATAACCGCCTCTACAAAGAAACGGTAA
- the LOC101293429 gene encoding heterogeneous nuclear ribonucleoprotein 27C-like, translated as MDRKLVVLGIPWDIDTEGLREYMCKYGELEDCIVMKERSTGRSRGFGYVTFASAEDAKSVASSEHFLGNRMLEVKVATPKEEMRTPARKVTRIFVARIPQSVTEANFRSHFGKYGEITDLYMPKEQGSKMHRGIGFITFENADSVESLMVDTHELGGSNVVVDRATPKEDDFKPVARMPAAQQGGYGAYNAYISAATRYAALGAPTLYDHPPHPGPAYGRGESARGLSRKIFVGRLPQEATSEDLRQYFGRFGRILDVYVPRDPKRTGHRGFGFVTFGEDGVADRVSRRSHEICGQQVAIDTATPLDEAGTSGNFMMNNVEPYGGYGGPVRSYSRMYGSLDFDDWGYGMSSGRPSRADWRYRPY; from the exons ATGGACCGCAAGCTTGTG GTTTTGGGCATTCCATGGGATATTGATACGGAAGGGTTGAGAGAGTATATGTGCAAATATGGGGAATTGGAGGATTGCATTGTCATGAAG GAGCGGTCAACTGGCCGATCTCGTGGATTTGGATATGTGACGTTTGCGTCAGCTGAAGATGCCAAG AGTGTTGCATCGAGTGAACACTTTCTGGGAAATAGAATGCTGGAAGTTAAAGTGGCTACCCCAAAG GAAGAGATGAGAACACCTGCAAGAAAAGTTACCAGGATATTTGTTGCAAGGATCCCGCAATCTGTGACAGAAGCAAACTTTCGAAG TCATTTTGGGAAGTATGGAGAGATAACAGATCTATACATGCCAAAG GAGCAAGGCTCAAAAATGCATCGAGGAATTGGGTTCATAACGTTTGAAAATGCAG ACTCTGTCGAAAGTTTGATGGTTGATACTCATGAGTTGGGAGGTTCCAATGTAGTTGTTGATCGAGCAACACCTAAG GAGGATGACTTCAAACCAGTGGCCAGAATGCCAGCAGCTCAGCAGGGTGGATATGGTGCATATAATGCGTATATCTCAGCAGCTACTAGATATGCAGCCCTTGGTGCTCCCACCTTGTATGATCATCCACCTCATCCAGGGCCTGCATATGGAA GAGGAGAGTCTGCTCGAGGATTGAGCAGAAAGATTTTTGTTGGGAGGCTTCCTCAGGAGGCAACTTCTGAAGATCTCCGCCAGTATTTTGGTAGATTTGGCCGTATATTGGATGTTTATGTTCCCAGA GATCCCAAAAGAACTGGCCATAGAGGATTTGGTTTTGTAACCTTTGGAGAAGATGGTGTAGCAGATCGTGTATCACGAAGATCTCATGAGATCTGCGGTCAGCAG GTTGCAATAGACACTGCCACACCTCTTGATGAAGCTGGTACAAGTGGAAACTTTATGATGAACAATGTAGAACCCTATGGTGGATATGGTGGTCCTGTGCGCTCCTATAGCAGGATGTATGGAAGTCTGGATTTTGATGAT TGGGGCTATGGAATGAGCAGTGGGAGACCATCAAGAGCAGATTGGAGGTACAGGCCATACTAG
- the LOC101293717 gene encoding uncharacterized protein LOC101293717, with protein sequence MKKGSGASLDLGTLPGQKGWNSERVRTLSNNVGGRTLGSKWEDAERWICSPNLGLRDERSKDLDCHGQKRRPKSKSGPIVPPGALYYSNNSPTNPGFEGGSLRNFVTGSPFSTGVLAADSVCLNYGGMGSSTSLLGMPEFQNEKFDDSSSEEPMVARAVSQRDMGTQISQNTKSCLQPSPRRRSSFAPSSPTLVSIVEQQREHFARLEVREVQVDNRVIVVKGSKGGVAESTKKSPPDVNDFGNIAFQDQTPTFNIAEAVMNTSRLQREEAKINAWENLQKAKAEAAMRKLEMKLEKKKSSTIDKIMKKLSQAQVKANKMRSSMAVSNGGQVPETPRKACSFSKRIRTGSLRRFFTCNAF encoded by the exons ATGAAGAAAGGCTCTGGTGCTTCCCTGGATTTGGGGACACTTCCAGGCCAGAAGGGTTGGAACTCAGAACGAGTGAGGACGTTGAGTAACAATGTTGGAGGAAGGACTTTGGGTTCTAAATGGGAAGATGCAGAGAGGTGGATTTGCAGCCCAAATCTCGGACTTAGAGATGAAAGAAGCAAGGATTTGGACTGTCATGGCCAGAAGAGGAGGCCTAAGTCCAAGAGTGGTCCGATTGTGCCGCCGGGAGCTTTGTACTACTCGAATAACTCACCTACGAATCCAGGATTTGAAGGTGGAAGTCTAAGGAACTTTGTTACTGGTTCTCCATTCTCAACTGGAGTTTTGGCAGCTGATAGTGTGTGTCTTAACTATGGAGGAATGGGAAGCTCAACAAGCCTGCTTGGAATGCCAGAATTTCAGA ATGAGAAGTTTGATGATAGCAGTAGTGAGGAGCCAATGGTTGCTCGTGCTGTTTCACAAAGAGATATGGGAACCCAAATAAGCCAAAACACTAAGAGTTGTCTACAGCCATCACCAAGGAGAAGGTCATCATTTGCTCCATCTTCTCCGACTCTGGTTTCTATTGTGGAGCAGCAACGTGAACATTTTGCTAGATTAGAGGTCAGAGAAGTGCAGGTAGACAATCGAGTTATTGTTGTTAAAGGGTCTAAAGGAGGTGTCGCCGAAAGCACCAAGAAAAGTCCCCCGGATGTCAATGACTTCGGCAACATTGCATTTCAAGACCAAACTCCGACTTTTAACATTGCAGAGGCAGTTATGAACACCTCAAG GTTGCAGAGAGAGGAAGCCAAGATCAATGCATGGGAGAACTTGCAGAAAGCAAAAGCTGAAGCAGCAATGCGAAAACTAGAG ATGAAACTGGAAAAGAAGAAATCATCAACAATCGATAAGATCATGAAGAAGCTGAGCCAGGCACAAGTTAAAGCCAACAAGATGAGAAGCTCCATGGCAGTTAGCAACGGCGGTCAAGTTCCGGAAACTCCACGCAAGGCTTGTTCCTTTAGCAAGCGTATCCGAACGGGTTCACTGCGGAGGTTCTTTACCTGCAATGCCTTCTAA